One Nicotiana tomentosiformis chromosome 1, ASM39032v3, whole genome shotgun sequence genomic window, atatttgaaagagaattatttgaaagaattatatgtgaaagacatttatttgaaggatttgatttattgtgtgtaattgtaattgtatttgaaagaattatatgagaATTATTTGTATTTGATTTATTATATGGAAATGGATTTGAtttgattcaaggtagagctgcttggtcgtcgcagtcccttggagtcttttcatttcattgtactgttaatttttaatcaaacattattgtatattcggtcctcgtgatcattctatgtgttcagttagagttcgtgacttagtactaccagtcttgggaggttgtacattcatatatattccgctgttagttttggttacttatttattaaaaaaaaatggctccaaaaaaatataattgaaatcggcttacctagtcttagagaccaggtgccatcacgacgcttgtggtgagatttttgggtcgtgacaagttggtatcagagctctaggttcataggttctacgagtcacgtacgagtctagtagagtcttgcggatcggtacagaaacgtatgtacttatcttcgaaaggctacagaactgttagaaaatttccatttctttcattcttgtcgtgcggaattggttgaatttggaatttgaacctttgtatctctattctctcacagatggtgaggacatgtgctactgggttagctgagcaggcatccgcacatactgctagggctgcaagaggccggtcccgaggtagaggtcgaagaAGGGCatgtgctgcgactagagcacctgtcagaacaacagttgaggagccactagtagctccagttgggggacaggtaccagaagcacctgttgttaccccaggacttcaggagactttagcacagttcctgagtatgtttggtacattaactcaggcgggattgatctttgttgcaccaaatattccgcagattgggggagtagctcagactcctaccacaactccagaacAGCATGTTCACGTTGGACAGGTTCAGGGTGTAGTACCGGTAAAACCTGTTATTCCGATTCGGCCTGAgatcaggcccgaggcatcagaaaaagaacaaaagagacttgaaaggtttaagaaatatgatccaccaactttcagtggcacagctacaaaggatgcccaaggatttctggaaaattgtcactgtattctccgcaccatgggtattgtagaagTTAGCgaagtttcctttactacatttcaactgtcaggcgcaacgtatcggtggtggcaaatctatgaagaagatagaccagccgatgccacaccactaacttgggctcaatttttggaaatattcttgaaagagtttgttccccagactctcagagatgcgtggcgcatagagtttgaacggttgcgtcaaggCACTATGACAgtatcagaatatgctatcaggttttgTGAGTttgcccgtcatgcacctatcttagttcctacaatcagagaacgggtccgcagattcattgaggggctcgattatgatattaaaatatgcatggatcGAGAGTTGCAAATTGATTCTCCATTTCAACAagttgcaaggaagattgagggtgttttaggcaagGAAATGGAGTCTAAGGAGTCCAAAAGGTCTCGAAGGTCTGGAGGATTCTGTGAGTTTTACTCTTCAACTAGAACcaattatagcggaggctcgagcaatCGGTCAGCTctgtccgcacatcagattactcggagtgctccagtttacagtgcaccaccgacacgagattcttacagtggttattccagttatccggcatagACTCAGTACGAGTAGCcgtgacctcagaggggttgatatgagtgtggtgatactaggcatatcatgagagattgtcccagacttgggaggggtggatttcatctgaATACTCCAgccacaagctttattccagttgatacttcACGTGCACAatcaactagaggtggaggataggcgggtagtgggcgATTAAGAGGTGGAGgtccgacccgttgatttaatcactatgatttggctgaggacaaaacaccagatggtgttgttacaggtacggtcctgattttattataaaaggatattttccttaatttgattcggttttgaatatcgaggtgagtcctcctattatgctccacttatgggtgaacttcgtaaatttgtgacccacttatatgtttatccctgttgggagatttaaagatgtgaacccgtgtctattattttatttttggtataccattgagggctataagcgcaaaagtaatttttattattcattacagtgggtttaatataTTTCGtaataattgattctaatttttatgaattatatgccctatcggtagcagggttcattatatgttgtgaaaattatttatgaaatatattgaaaagaagaaagaaagcaaaattgaaaatttcagttggcacaatgtgctacatacttgtgatttggagttgaggacgatatcctcgcatttttatatgatgtgaaatatttaaaccgggctgcaagccgcgatggaagttatgtaaggacgaggtccttgtggtgaaatatttatgagtttaaaatttttcctttgcgaaatttaattgtacaatagtattaatagggagtcatgcctgttaggcttatttgataattcttgtatatttttctgtgcatattcagccattttcgtgctgtaaacattgagttttaacctatgagatgagtgcccaggtgacgttaaatgtgactcattaatccgagtaagcaatcatgaggtcttcatgcctcacattctgttgtcagtgttgtgaaaattcgaaatggggtggtggttaatatgagattaattaataatgctagaattaattatgaataacttttaagactagagatgtggtgatgagtatacatatgatgtgcttcatatcctgatatcattataataatgcagtgcttgtaatgctgagattggtgttattgatatacaccttgtggtattttgttgtgTTGTGGAtgtatgttatgagttattttggtgttactctggcaggtggatagaccCAATTACAGGAgagactctgccaaaaattttgaaaaatttgggagtttgtaAAATTtagaggattgagatttgcaaaggaagagataaatatgttatgtgtttgagggcgaatgattctaagcggggaagaatgtagcaacccggaaattttattattttttttaaagtatttcaaCACTATtaaaaaagttgatgtgtgcgtaggcacgagttactatagccagttgagactaataccgtgtgtcgaAGTAAAAATCACGCcttttaaagcttataagaatggagaaaagaagtaatctcaattgagatggtgtctTCGAACCCGTGTCAAATTTCGGgaacgtagaatcacccacaagtatgtttgtacgaatacactcagtaatttaaagtcctcagaaagattcttggcaggttcgaggacgaacgtatggttaagaggtggagaatgtaacgacccgacttgtcgttttaagaattaatgcctcgttcaatgacttaaggtcccgaacaacttcataatatgtattatgacccacgagtgtggtcgagtttgattttcggaagatttataatttaattgaaagagaaattctcattttgaagcttaaatggaaagagttgactaaggagttgacttttgagcaaacgacctcggaatagaattttgatgatgtcaatagctttgtatggtgatttcgaacttaggcgcatgttcggatttggatttggaagtccataggataattcgacgcattttggcgaaagttggaaaatagacgattttcggaaagttcgatcgaaggttgaatttttgataacgaggtcggaatctgattctggaaatttgaaatgggtccgttatgtcacttatgacttgtgtacaaaatttgaggtcaatcggacatgattcgataggtttcggcatcgaatgttgaagttggaaatttcataatagactaaagtttcaagtgagttcgcacaagacctaacttcaaacgagcatagcTCTCTTGATataaagagttatatggtgtgttACCTATAAAAAGAAAGTTCTATGTATCTAATTttcaactcttcaaaccgtttgtcatttggacattcttacaaaaagttatgaccagattaccaaaggctggaaaaatgcaattctgcgaccaattatgcgatcgcaaaacagttatgcgatcgcaaaattgcttctgcgaccgcaaactggtcgcagaatggaccagaagagcccagttctgggcaccgattttgtgatcaattttgcggccctcatacccattatgcggtccattatgcgatcgcagacctacTTTTAGAgggttaaattttctattttcataacccgaccccattttgataaataggctttggggcttattttggggtatttttctgaggtTTTAGaaagaggtaagagcattttagatagataaggagggaacctaacattctaatcatccaatcttcaagaatcaaggaagctaatcacaagatttTCAttaaagaggtaagattcaacctctagtcttcaatttcgagtttggggtaaaagattggtgattgggagtatgattcttgggtgtaaaagTATTATGtgtatatgcttgtaccaataaggtttgtgggaagattgttgagatcaaataagtaaagattgggttgtggaatgaaggaaatcttgcaGAAGAACCttataaccaaatttgcacacctagtgtttgataaaatgctcaaatgagctgaaaccatgaaaatcttcctaattatggttcacttttgttatttttataaatagattgaagttgctatgattttcggaacctcgtagtaatgtaaggaaggctcaagaaagattggagccgtccggaggtcaattcacatgagaaagctattttgaaatatcgacctaacttcaaaaaggtaagtatcttacttaacctcgagtgggggaatttttccttaggcattgagtcttatgtgcaatttgtgtaattgaaaaccatgtacgcgaggtgacgagtacgtacttggtttacaTGTGCAaagtttattgagttaaagtcttgagcatattgtgtagtaaattggataattgttagtatatatttaatcatctatatgtcgtacctaaatccttgttgtggactctgttgttatatgacaagttgatgtgattgttatttgattatttatgaaatcccgtgaatttgctggtttgataattattgaaatttaatttcattttggatttttccctctgcaaataattaattaaataagcttaagaagaggtgtttataaattatcaaaaatttggagttaataaagactttgctttatgttgagtaatttctatctctgttgattgattTTGGGTGTTTtacatattgtgtggagccttcgactatttgttgtgaaattaattaacttggttgtatatttaaaattttggttgtaccattgggcaaattgtaatatgaattaattttgttatattgtcgtgataattttttgtgtaaattattgtgttgtgttaattattattttgaagatataagggtggcatttcaccgttgatattatatgggtataaaggtggcatttcattgtggttgtgtttgttggaatattgtctgggctgagcgataagggtggcattaggagcgataagggtggcaataggagcgataagggtggctattgatattgtctgggtagagcgataagggtggcaatatgagtgataagggtggctattgtgagggacgatatgtgatgatgtggggttgtggggttgatgattttcatgtgatgttgtgatattcttgtgtttatttttataccttgtgcaatatttcttgttgttggtaaattgatgacaatctgatttatgttgaaattgagatcctgtggctattgccaggtggattataaaataaaatgtgggcacgaggtgccgtgagtaaataatgaggatattggcacgtgaattatccgtgcaattgtgatatgaattgtgggcacggggtgctgtgattaaatgaaaatgatatttggcacgtgaattgtccgtgcagttgtgatatgaaatgagggtacgaggtgtcggaaaaaatatgatgatttaattatgggcatgaggtgccgtgaaaatataaaaaatgggttgagacctatgtttacgaaaaatatgaaaatgggatgagacccgtatttatatgattatgaaacgaggtgtcacgtggtgactttttaatttaaaggattatattcaaaatatttatttgaaagaatttttatgtagaaggtattatatgaaagaattatatttgaaaggtaattatttgagaaaattatatttgaaagaaagttatttgaaagaattatatgtgaaagacattatttgaaggatttgatttattgtgtgtaattatatttattaattgttaagcgatattaatggtattcttgttgtctgctgtgcatattactggttgttttatgttgcccttattgttatctgcttcctattattttgtatattatattgcacaggctattagactagtgagtgtcttgactgtaccccgtctctactccactgaggttagtcttgatacttactggataccgaccgtggtgtactcatactatacttctgcacatttttgtgcagagccaggtattggagttattgggcttgagaagagttaaagcgggatcgtaaggatttaaggtagagctgcttggtcgtcgtagtcccttggagtcttttaattttattgtactgtaatttttaatcaa contains:
- the LOC138907038 gene encoding uncharacterized protein: MTVSEYAIRFCEFARHAPILVPTIRERVRRFIEGLDYDIKICMDRELQIDSPFQQVARKIEGVLGKEMESKESKRSRRSGGFCEFYSSTRTNYSGGSSNRSALSAHQITRSAPVYSAPPTRDSYSGYSSYPA